The following are from one region of the Streptomyces fradiae genome:
- a CDS encoding DUF4913 domain-containing protein codes for MSDTSPTTPAPGSGSGPEPFRVSDGDLDDLASTLAKTMAEVRRHGVILERLGSEPDPVPPAEQQTDGVAEAEADGPTSVFILALGGEEYAVELASLSDWVNHLLLPVYGREISTTRPWCAQWHEHPEAVARLHALWLAWQQLTDTEAGLAGPSTWHRDHLDQALAHLRAPDGPFAACTTSPTRPNHRILATPAPEYAEVAA; via the coding sequence ATGTCCGACACCAGCCCGACCACCCCCGCACCCGGATCAGGCTCCGGCCCTGAGCCGTTCCGGGTCTCCGACGGGGACCTCGACGACCTCGCCAGCACTCTTGCCAAGACCATGGCCGAGGTCAGGCGCCACGGCGTCATCCTCGAACGCCTCGGCTCCGAGCCCGATCCCGTACCCCCTGCCGAACAGCAGACGGACGGCGTTGCGGAAGCCGAGGCGGACGGCCCCACCTCGGTGTTCATTCTCGCCCTGGGCGGCGAGGAGTACGCCGTCGAACTCGCCTCTCTCAGCGACTGGGTGAACCACCTCCTCCTGCCGGTGTACGGCCGGGAGATCAGCACGACGCGCCCGTGGTGCGCGCAGTGGCACGAGCACCCGGAGGCCGTCGCCCGGCTGCACGCCCTCTGGCTCGCGTGGCAGCAGCTCACCGACACCGAGGCCGGCCTGGCAGGTCCCTCGACCTGGCACCGAGACCATCTGGACCAGGCCCTGGCCCACCTGCGTGCCCCGGACGGCCCCTTCGCCGCGTGCACGACGAGTCCCACCCGCCCCAACCACCGGATCCTGGCCACTCCCGCCCCCGAGTACGCGGAGGTGGCGGCATGA
- a CDS encoding glycosyl hydrolase — protein sequence MNDGFDFDFDLDELAPADPASAEAVERFWSGDLRALTRHHITPDGSHGFVVAHDQSITWGAPGEPEIMAIAVTRDLTRFTFTLETSYHATVPFAQAWLIERGCPPEKIAKLYGDVVKPADDLTVQVERQIRESGTRYEVLDTHTSDFDPSETWTLTRDSRAAEAPIRVFHEEWGQGADTYTMREGAFADVGAAHAWLDDRSGPLPEPPEYSDHNGAVVRARVARIALARSAGASAAPKADLGAPRTPSAEPGRRPSQGRPM from the coding sequence ATGAACGACGGCTTCGACTTCGACTTCGATCTCGACGAACTCGCCCCCGCCGATCCCGCGTCCGCGGAAGCGGTGGAACGGTTCTGGTCCGGTGACCTGAGGGCACTGACCCGGCACCACATCACGCCCGACGGCTCCCACGGCTTCGTCGTCGCCCACGACCAGTCCATTACGTGGGGAGCACCCGGCGAGCCCGAGATCATGGCGATCGCCGTCACCCGGGATCTCACCCGCTTCACGTTCACCCTGGAGACGAGCTACCACGCCACGGTGCCCTTCGCTCAGGCGTGGCTGATCGAGCGCGGCTGCCCGCCCGAGAAGATCGCCAAGCTCTACGGCGACGTCGTGAAGCCCGCCGACGACCTCACGGTCCAGGTCGAACGGCAGATCCGGGAATCGGGCACCCGGTACGAGGTCCTCGACACCCACACCTCGGACTTCGACCCGAGCGAAACGTGGACGCTGACCCGCGACTCCCGTGCCGCCGAGGCTCCGATCCGGGTCTTCCACGAAGAGTGGGGGCAGGGCGCCGACACGTACACGATGCGCGAGGGCGCCTTCGCCGACGTCGGCGCCGCCCACGCCTGGCTGGACGACCGCAGCGGCCCGCTGCCGGAACCGCCGGAGTACAGCGATCACAACGGCGCCGTCGTCCGGGCCCGCGTCGCCCGCATCGCCCTCGCCCGGTCGGCCGGTGCCTCCGCAGCGCCGAAGGCCGACCTCGGCGCCCCTCGTACACCGTCGGCAGAGCCCGGCCGGCGCCCGAGCCAGGGGAGGCCGATGTGA